The genomic interval TCAGGCGGCGGGACAGTGCCTGGCACAAGACTATGGGTGCCTGACCCGAAGGCATGGTCCCGCCCACCCACATGGTGATGTGCCCGCGTCCAATATGGGTGAAGTCGTCCAACTTGCTCTCTTGGGCAACGCGAATGAATGCAGCCGCTGCCTGGGCCCGTGACCAGCCCGCTTCCGCCAGCAGTGCTGCGAGATGCTCATTTCGTGTACGCGCCATGATGCGCCCTCGTATGTCCGATGGCCTGTTGCCACCTTGCCGAATCTCAGGGCTTGAGCCTGTCAGGCTGCTGCCCGCGCAGAACGACGAAAGTAGCCGCAATACCCCTGCAAGGGTGGGCAATTGGCTAGACCGTACCCATGCGTGTGGAGGCGTAGCGGGGAAACGAGCCTTTACCACTTTGACCAGCCTGAGGTCTCTCATGGGATACCCAGTCGGGCTGCACCACGGTTGCCTGTTTGTGTCCGCCCAACCTCTCGGACGCAGGAAGGAAGCCGAGCACATGAGACGCCCCCACAAGGGAGTGACAACAGTCGAGCCGAGATCACGCCCACTTGTCGAGTCGGCTACGCAAGGGATGGCCATAGGGCTGAAGCGCGAGGTGTCCGAAGTCGCGAGAGTCAGAGACGAGTTGTCGCGTTGCTTGGTGGCTTGGCGCATCCCCAGAGCCATCGACGACACGCTTCTGGTCGCGAACGAACTTGTCGCCAACGCTCTGGTGCATACCGCCGGAGACGACATCGGGCTGACCGCGACATACGGCGATGGACTGCTCCTCGTCGAGGTGCGGGATGCCAGTGATGAGCCGCCCAGTCCCGTCGCAGATGCGGGACTGGACGTATGCGGACGGGGGCTGGCGATGGTTCATGCGCTCAGCTCCGACTGGGGTTGGACGCGTCGCGCTGAGGGCGGCAAGAGCACCTGGGCGCTGCTGGCGGTGCGCCGTGCCGAGTCGCCGAAGCGCCGAGTAGAGACGAGGGAAGGGTGTCCCTGATGCAACACACACTGAGTGAGTGCGACCACGAGTGGGTGCAGTGGAGCGGGCAGCAGCGTTGTCGTAAGTGCGGCGCGACTCAGGGGTAGGGGACATATGGGACCGCATGTCGAGTGGGAAGAACTTCCTGACGACGTTCGGCAGGCCGTTGAGCTGCGGACGGGCCGTGTGGTCGCGGCAGAGGTGGTCGAGGAAGGGCTCAACTGCTCGACCGCGCTCGTTCTGGACACTGAACGGGCCGGGGCCGTCTTCCTCAAGGGTGTACTTCTGACGGACAGCGCGGGGGTCGGCGCGCTGACGGTCGAAGCCCGGGTCAACACCGCTGTCGCGGGTGTCGGCCCCCGCCTTCTATGGGCGGGAATCCAGGCGGGTGGCTGGTACTGCCTCGTCTTCGACTACGTCGACGGCTGCCATGCGGACCTGAGCCCCGGATCGCCCGATCTGGATTCCGTGGCGCTTCTGTTGCGCAGGATGCAGCTGCTCAGGGCTCCGGCGTTGCCCTTTCCGCAGCTCGCAGCCAGATTCCGGGCGTACTTGTGTCCGGGGGAGGCTGGTCTGTTGCGTGGGGACCATCTGCTTCATACGGATGCCAACCCGCACAACATCCTGATCAGCGACGACGGCTCGGCCTCCCTGGTGGACTGGGCCATGCCCGCTCTCGGGCCCGCCTGGGTGGATGCGGCGTACACCGCCGTACGACTCATGGAGAGCGGGATCGCTCCCGTGCGTGCCAGGGCCTGGCTGTACGGCTTCGAAAGCTGGAAACAGGCGGATGTGAAGTCCGTACGGACATTCATCGGTGTGACGTGCAGGCACTGGGACGCCGTGGTCGGGCCGGACAAGGCGCGGCCGAGCAATCAGCGCTTTCTTCAACTCATCGAGTGAGGGCCTGCCGTGGGCTGCGCGTTCGGTCGTCTGTTCCCAATTTTCCCTGCGCGGAGGTCTCTTGATCTTGTACGTTGATCGCACAAACCACTGACCATGGTTGTTTTGTCTTCAGGGGGAAATGAGTCATGCGCAAATTCATCGTTGCCGCCGCGGCATCGTCCGCACTTGTCCTTGCCTTCGGGGCGGCGGCTCCTGCGGGCGCTGCCGAGCAGGCGGCTCCGCCCGAGCCGGGGGTGTTCGTCACCAATGGCGACCACGTTCACATCTCCAGCACGGCGCCCGCCACCGCGTCCGCGCACGGATGGTGGAAGAAGATCAGCGGGCCCGGCACCAAGGCGAAGGTGACCATCGAGCTGCAGGCGCTGGACTACCGGGACAACAAGTGGAAGACGGTCGCGACCGGCTCCAAGACCGTGAAGTCCGGCGGTGGCAGCGTCAACCGGGCCAATGCCCGCAAGACGTGTACGAACCGGGTCATGCAGGTAAAGTGGCGCAGCCGTATCGACGTCGACCTCATTGG from Streptomyces spiramyceticus carries:
- a CDS encoding phosphotransferase, encoding MGPHVEWEELPDDVRQAVELRTGRVVAAEVVEEGLNCSTALVLDTERAGAVFLKGVLLTDSAGVGALTVEARVNTAVAGVGPRLLWAGIQAGGWYCLVFDYVDGCHADLSPGSPDLDSVALLLRRMQLLRAPALPFPQLAARFRAYLCPGEAGLLRGDHLLHTDANPHNILISDDGSASLVDWAMPALGPAWVDAAYTAVRLMESGIAPVRARAWLYGFESWKQADVKSVRTFIGVTCRHWDAVVGPDKARPSNQRFLQLIE
- a CDS encoding ATP-binding protein, which translates into the protein MAIGLKREVSEVARVRDELSRCLVAWRIPRAIDDTLLVANELVANALVHTAGDDIGLTATYGDGLLLVEVRDASDEPPSPVADAGLDVCGRGLAMVHALSSDWGWTRRAEGGKSTWALLAVRRAESPKRRVETREGCP